The Nitrospira sp. genome includes the window TCGGCGGAGCGCCATTCAGCGCGACTCTCACGGCTGCCCTGCGAGCTACCGTGGCGCAACAAGATCGCGCGATCTTATTTCTCAACCGCCGGGGGTATGCCGGGGCGCTTGTCTGTCGCGATTGCGGATGGGTGCCGCGCTGTCCGTCATGTGCCGTTGCGTTGGTGTATTACCGGGAGTCCGCACGCCTCGCCTGTCGCTATTGCGGACGTAAAGAATCGCTGCCTGAAATCTGCGGAGCCTGTGGAGCGTCACGCTTGAGTCCGATTGGGGAAGGGACGGAACGGATCGAGCAGGAAGTCCACCGGCTTTGTCCGGGGTCACGGATTGTCCGAATTGATCGCGACACGACTCGTGGGGTGGTGTCCGCTCGTCGATTGTGGCAGCAAGTCCATGCCCGTACCTGGGACATCTTGATCGGGACGCAGGCATTGTTTCAACGGGAGCCTATTCTGCCGGTTGGTCTTGTTGGAATCGTCGATGCCGATTCCGGACTGCACCTCCCGGATTTTCGTGCGGCTGAACGGACCCACCAGCTGTTGGTTGATGCGGTGAATCTCGCGCGGCCGGCCCCCTCCGGCGGGCGGGTCATCTTGCAAACCTCGTTGCCGATGCATCACGTCATGCAAGCGGTCGCCGCCCACGATCCGGCGAGATTTTACGCTGAGGAGATGCAGGCGCGTCGCTTGTTGGGGTACCCGCCGGTCCAGCACCTCATCTATCTGACGGTATCAGGGAAAGATCGGCGGCTGACCGAGGTGGCGGCGCAGCGATGGGTGAGTGAATTACACAAGACCCTATCCGTTCGGCATCCTGCGGCACCATCTGGAATGGCATCGTCACAGCAGAGTCTATCGGCTGATCCACAGAGCCAGGGGATCGTCGTGCTCGGACCGGTGGCGGCGACTGGGGTTGGATCCAGCGGGACATTGGGGTGGCACATCATGGTGAAAGGTGGAGATCGCACGGCGATGCGGGACGGAGTGCGCCGATCGCTCGAGACCATGGAGCGAGCGTATCCTGGTCGTATCTTCAAGTTCAGCGTGGATGTCGATCCGGTCGATATGGGGTAGCAGACTATCGCTTGTTCTGGCGTGAGGGCCGTTTGGCGAGCTCAGGTGTGGAGAGGGTGGTTGAGGGTGCCGGTGTTTCTGGCTTTCGTTTGAACAGGCCGTAGGAAAAGGACATCCAAAAGACCGATGAGAACAGACCAAGCACCACCGCGGAGAGGATCGTACCCATTTCTTCATCGGAGGGTCCCGCTGGAACTGATTTGAGCTGTATCATCAGTTGCAGCGGCCAGGCGAGACTCTCAAGCCCGAGCAACAGCGTCGACCAGGCCCAAATCTCCGTGATGGTGCGGCACTTCCAATATAAAAACGATCCGACCAACCCGACCCACAGGGCGACTACCCCGGGCATCAGCGTGCCCCAGAGCAGCCAGAATCCTATGGCCACGACGAGTGTGCCGAGGCTGATATTCAGCAGCATGATTCTGTGAGTAGCTGGAGGCATGGACGCGGCAGTGTGCCGGGCAGGATGCCGTGATGTCAACGTGGAGTGAGGGCTGTGGGCGTGAGCTAGTGGCTGAGTTCTGATTGGGCCGCATCCAGAAGCGTCTGCATATCGAACGGTTTCTGAAGGGTTCGTCGGGCGCCAAGCATTTTGGCCACATCGAGAAAATTCAAGATGCCGATCATGTCGCTGCCGCCGGTAATGGCAATCACGCGCGAGGCCGGGAACTCACGGCGCAGGGTCATAATGCTTTCGAGCCCGTCTTGATCGGGCATCAGAATGTCCATGATCACGAGATCCGCGGGCTTCGTCCGATATCGCTCCAGACCCTGCTTCCCGTTGCTGGCTTCCTGTACGTCATACCCCGCCTGTTCCAGGGTCTCTCGGATCAGCTGGCGGATTTGATCTTCGTCGTCAACGACTAGGACTGATGGCATCGTGTTCCTCAACAAGTTCGCGGGCGAGTTCTCGGTATCGCTGATGGGGGGACGGAGTCTCCGAGGCTGCTTGGTCCAGCACCTGTCTGATGGTGCGAGCCACATCCTGCAGCATCAGCGGTTTTAAGACGCATTTGGTTAAGCCTTGGACTTGCTTGGCTTCTGCGGACAGCGTGTGCTCCGATCCCGAACAGAGAATAATGGGAAGATCGGGACGCAATTGTCGACAGTCTTTCGCCAGGGCAATGCCGCTCATGTTCGGCATCGTGACGTCGGTGATCAGAAGGTCGAACCGCTGAGGGGCCATGTGGAACGCCTGCAAGGCTTCCGACGCACTCATACGCACCACGGCATAGTACCCGAGCGACTCTAGCATCTCCCCTCCAAAACGGGCAAGGGATTCCTCATCGTCGACAAAGAGGACGCATTCATGCCCTTGCGGGAGCGGCTCTTCGGCATTGGGAGAAACGGACGTGGCGTTCTGGGTGGGGATAATCGGCAAGTAGACCTCGACGGTCGTGCCGGTTCCCGGGGAGCTGTCCACAAAAATCGTTCCGCCATGGGCGGTGATGATGCCATGCACGACGGCGAGACCCATGCCGCGCCCTGTGCCAAGATCCTTCGTAGTAAAGAAGGGATCGAAGATGCGCTCTTGAACGTCAGGCGGCATCCCTTCCCCCGTGTCCTGGACCATCAGTCGCGCGTAGGCGCCGGGCTCCAAGCGCGCCTGGGGGCCGACTCGCAGTTGTGTAACCTGGACTTCCTCCAGCGCGACGGTGAGTGTCCCGCCCGTTTTCTGCATGGCGTGCAAGGCGTTCTCCACAAGATTGAGCAGCATCTGATGCATCTGGGAGGAATCGGCCGATACCGGCGGCGTCGGCACGTGGATGCGTTCGTTGAGCTGAACCCAGGAGGGGACCAGCGGCCGGAGCAGCTTCAGGGATTCCTTGATGAGGATGTGCAACGAGAGCGGGCGTTTGAGATGGCGCCCTTGCTGGCTGAATGTAAGAAGCTGATGGACCAGATCGCGGGACTTTCGTCCTGCGGCAATGATCTGATCGAGGTGTCGCCGGACCTTGTGATCCTTGGCGATGGCTTTGATGGCCAGTTCGCTGAATCCAAGAACGGCGGTCAGGCTGTTATTGAATTCATGTGCGATCCCGCCGGCCAAGGTCCCGATCGCTTGCATCTTTTGGAGATGTTGCGTTTGCGTGAGGAGGTGTTCTCGTTCTTGTTCCGCCAGCTTGCGGGCCGAGATCTCTTCGTGGGTGACGACGAGTCCGTCCCAGGGGCCGTGAAGCGGCATGACGGTCATGGCAAACCACCGCGCCTCAGTGGGTGTCTGGCAGGGATATTCGAGAGAAAACCGCTCACGGGTCCCTGCCCGGACGGCCTCGATCCCTTCAAGCGCGCGTTGCGCAGTGGCATCCCCTCCGTGGGCTGCGTTCTTAAGGCTGACAAGGTAGTTGTGTCCCGGGGAGATCGGTGCCGCCTCGCCGACTCCCGTCAGTCCGAATTGCCGCCACGCGGCGTTGACGGCCGTGATCTGGCCGGTCTGGTCGAGCACGGCGACTTCAGCGGTCAGTGAATCGAGTACGGCTTGATTCAAGGCGTCCTTCTCACGCAGCAGTTCGTCCAGGGCTTTGCGAGCGGAGATATCCACGATGGTGGCGAGAACATGCGTTCCGGTCGACGTGCGAAGCGGGGCGAGTCCGATTTCAACGGAGATCTCCTTCCCATCCTTTCTTCGCGCGAGAAACTCACGGCCGGCGCCCATCGGTCGGGAGACCGGCGCAGCGAAGAAGCTTCGGCGCTGATCGGCGTGGCTGGTCTTGAATTCATTCGGCACCAGGATGTCGACCGAGTGGCCGATGAGTTCGCCGTGACCGTATCCGAAGATCTTTTCGAGGGTCGCATTCGCCAGCGTGATCGTTCCGTCCTCGGACGTCAGGAGGATGCCGTTGGGGGCCGATTCCACAACCATCTTGAATTGTTCATCCCGATCGTGCGCGATCTGCTCCATCATCACGTGCGGAGTGAGATCTTGCAGCGTGCCGGCTACGCGGATCGGTTGATTCGTCGTGTCTCTGACAATCGCTTCTCCGAGGCAGTGCACGTGGCGAACGGTGCCATTCGGCTGCACAATACGGCAGCTCACATCCAGCGGTGCGTCGCTCTCAAGATACTGAGTCAGGGCCGTATGGAGACGATCTCGATCGTCCGGATGGAACGAGGACAGGAACCGGTCATGGCTGGGAGCAACCGTGTCCTCTGGATGGCCCAAAATACGGTACAGCTCTTTCGACCACTGCGCGGTATGGTCTCCAGGATTCCATTCCCAGCTTCCAAGGTGAGCCGCGGTCTCCGCCGACGTCAATTGTTGCTCGAGGCGTTGGGTGGTCGAGCGGGCCTGTTGTTCTGCGGTCAGATCCGAACAGGAGAACAGCGTCGCAGCCCTCCCCTTCCAGAGCACGGGTGAGGCGGAGACCATGACCGTGACGACTTTGTGCAGCGTGTGCGAATCCAAACAGACGAATCGCTCTTCGTAACAGGTGCGTGGATCCCCTGAGCCGCGCAGGTGCTGCAGGCGTTGCCGCGCGGCCTCCTGCCGGTCAGGAGGCAGGATCGCCGCCAGGGGATTGCCAATGAGTTGTTCCGGAGACGTGGCGCCAAGGAGTCGAATTCCGGCGGCATTGACGTAGGCAATGCGGTTATCTTCGCCGATCACCAGAATGGTTTCGGCCATGCGCTCTGCCAAGAGGTGCGAAGGGTCGTGCGTGTGCTTCAGGGCTTCTTCGGCCTGCTGCCGTTGGGTGACATCATTCATCACCCAGATAAACTGGATCACGGTCCCCGCCCGATTCTTGACGGGGGAGAGTGTGACTTCGTTCCAGAAGGGAGTGCCGTTCTTCCGATAATGGCGGACGGTGACGCGACAGGCCCGGCTGTCCTGAAGCGCCAGCCCGATTTTCTCCATCGCGGTTCGGTCGGTGTGGGCTCCGTTCAGAAAGTGAGTCGATTGTCCCAAGACCTCGCTCTCCGCGTAGCCGGTCAGGAGCCGGAATGCCGGATTGGCCTGGATGATCGGATGGCGGGGGACGGAGGCATCGGTGACCAGCACGCCGGAGTTGGTGGCGGCAATCACCCTCGATTGAAGGAAGTTGCGCCGTCGTTCACGGACGAAGGCCCAGAGAGCGGCTCCAGAGAGAAGGGCGCTGCCGAACAAGAGGTTCCCGGTTACATCCACGCCGGGCTCCCAGACGCCGCCAGCTCCGGCATGTGGCGCTTCTCGAGAACGCATTCGCGGTCCGACCGTGGCCCGGTGTTCAGGCCTGGTCTTTGTCCCAAGCAGAGGAGAGCCAATTGATACAG containing:
- a CDS encoding response regulator, coding for MPSVLVVDDEDQIRQLIRETLEQAGYDVQEASNGKQGLERYRTKPADLVIMDILMPDQDGLESIMTLRREFPASRVIAITGGSDMIGILNFLDVAKMLGARRTLQKPFDMQTLLDAAQSELSH
- a CDS encoding PAS domain S-box protein; translation: MRSREAPHAGAGGVWEPGVDVTGNLLFGSALLSGAALWAFVRERRRNFLQSRVIAATNSGVLVTDASVPRHPIIQANPAFRLLTGYAESEVLGQSTHFLNGAHTDRTAMEKIGLALQDSRACRVTVRHYRKNGTPFWNEVTLSPVKNRAGTVIQFIWVMNDVTQRQQAEEALKHTHDPSHLLAERMAETILVIGEDNRIAYVNAAGIRLLGATSPEQLIGNPLAAILPPDRQEAARQRLQHLRGSGDPRTCYEERFVCLDSHTLHKVVTVMVSASPVLWKGRAATLFSCSDLTAEQQARSTTQRLEQQLTSAETAAHLGSWEWNPGDHTAQWSKELYRILGHPEDTVAPSHDRFLSSFHPDDRDRLHTALTQYLESDAPLDVSCRIVQPNGTVRHVHCLGEAIVRDTTNQPIRVAGTLQDLTPHVMMEQIAHDRDEQFKMVVESAPNGILLTSEDGTITLANATLEKIFGYGHGELIGHSVDILVPNEFKTSHADQRRSFFAAPVSRPMGAGREFLARRKDGKEISVEIGLAPLRTSTGTHVLATIVDISARKALDELLREKDALNQAVLDSLTAEVAVLDQTGQITAVNAAWRQFGLTGVGEAAPISPGHNYLVSLKNAAHGGDATAQRALEGIEAVRAGTRERFSLEYPCQTPTEARWFAMTVMPLHGPWDGLVVTHEEISARKLAEQEREHLLTQTQHLQKMQAIGTLAGGIAHEFNNSLTAVLGFSELAIKAIAKDHKVRRHLDQIIAAGRKSRDLVHQLLTFSQQGRHLKRPLSLHILIKESLKLLRPLVPSWVQLNERIHVPTPPVSADSSQMHQMLLNLVENALHAMQKTGGTLTVALEEVQVTQLRVGPQARLEPGAYARLMVQDTGEGMPPDVQERIFDPFFTTKDLGTGRGMGLAVVHGIITAHGGTIFVDSSPGTGTTVEVYLPIIPTQNATSVSPNAEEPLPQGHECVLFVDDEESLARFGGEMLESLGYYAVVRMSASEALQAFHMAPQRFDLLITDVTMPNMSGIALAKDCRQLRPDLPIILCSGSEHTLSAEAKQVQGLTKCVLKPLMLQDVARTIRQVLDQAASETPSPHQRYRELARELVEEHDAISPSR